Sequence from the Parus major isolate Abel unplaced genomic scaffold, Parus_major1.1 Scaffold499, whole genome shotgun sequence genome:
GGCACGTTGGGCGGCGGGACGGCCACCGGCACGCTCTGCTCCCGCTGGAATTCCTCGCGGTTCTCCGCGCTCGAGCCGTCGGCGTTGTAGACGGGCGCTTCCGGCGCTTCCTCGGGCAGCGCCTCGGGGTTGTAGGTGCGGATCTCCAGCGGGTCCTCGGTGTAGCCGTACTTGCTGGCGTGGCCGTAGTCGATGACTTTGCCCTTGACGGCGCCGCCGCTCTCGCCCACCGGCTCCTCCCCGCGGCTCGCGGCGTGCAGGACGGGCACGGCGTGGCCCATCTTCCGGATTCGGATCTCCCGCAGGATCCTGGGCATGTTCTCGGGGGTCAGCTGATCGTCGGGATAGCGGCTCAGCTCTTCCAGGTCTTCGTTGGACAGCCCGAAACTCGCTAAAATGCTGGAGGCGCTCTCGGGCGTGTAGCGGTTCTGCGGGTTGGAATTCTGCTCCAGAACCGGCACCGGGCCGGGCGCTTTGGGCCCGGCGGGGCAGGGGCCGCCGTCCCAGCGGTTGGCGCGCGGATCTCCCTTCTGCTCCGGGTGCAGGCCGCTCTTCTCCTTGACCTTCCTGGGGTCGGCCCTGTGCAGCGTGACGCGGACGTTGATCCTCTGCGAGCCCGTCCACTGCAGCGCCTCCTGCCCCGAGAATCTTTGGGGCGCTCCTTGGGGCGTGGCGGGCGCCGCTTTCCTGGGCGGCCCCGCGGCGCCCGCGGCCCCGAAAGCCGCCGGTGGCGTTTTGGCGCCCTCCGGGTTGGGTCCTCTGGGCCTCGGGGGCAAGGTTCCTCTGGGGTTAAACATTGCGTCTTTCAGCAATGCCCGGCGGACGCCAGCGTGGGGAGGTGCCCGCCCGCCGCGCCGGAGAGCCACGTGGGTCTGAATTTGGGCAAGctgaaaaggaggaggaggaggagggccCGACACAAAGGGGCCGGCAAGGCCAAGGTTCAGGGAATTCACAAGTGGTGCCAAACTTTCCAAGAACAACACAAAGCTGCAAGTTAAAAGACAAGGATTAGATgggtcattttttttttttggtttttggtaTCTCTGCTCACGGCTCGGCTGCTAGGACGGGCAGGAAAAGCAACGCGAGTTACGGCAAGCTCCGAAAAAAAACCACGAGGGGGGAAAAACGTCGGCGTTTCGCCGTTTCAAAAGGTTAAAATTATAAAGGATTAATTAAATATGCGATTAACGAGCACGCAACGGAACCGCTTCAAACCTGGAGTTCGGGTTTTTTGTAACAGATTTGGGTGGAATTACAATTAATAACGATTTTAGGAGAGGGAAGGCAAAGCGTGGAATCCCTCCCCCCGTCTGAAGGGTGACGAGGGATGATTGGAATTGTTTTAGGTGGAGAACTCCAACCAGTTCCAACCGGGAGGAGCCGAGTCGAGGCCGGAGCCGTTTCCAGGAGGAAACTCCCGTGGGTGAAGAGCAAACCCTGCAAGAATCCAGAGGGTGGGACGAGGCTGGAATTCTGCGGGTGGGAAACAGCCGATCTCTCCGAGAGCGTAAACGGGAAGGGTTtgaaagagagaggaggagggaaaatcgtacaggagaaagaaaaaagaaaaaaatctctacaTGAAACAGCTCCGTGGTGAAACGGGGCTCGGTTTGGGTGAAATCAGCGAGATTTTGGGTGAAATCAGCGAGATTTTGGGTGAAATCAGAGATTTGGGGTGAAATCACAGAGATTTGGGGTGAAATCACAGAGATTTGGTGAAATCAGTGAGATTTGGGGTGAAATCAGAGATTTTGGGTGAAATCAGCGAGATTTTGGGTGAAATCacagattttcagtgaaatNNNNNNNNNNNNNNNNNNNNNNNNNNNNNNNNNNNNNNNNNNNNNNNNNNNNNNNNNNNNNNNNNNNNNNNNNNNNNNNNNNNNNNNNNNNNNNNNNNNNNNNNNNNNNNNNNNNNNNNNNNNNNNNNNNNNNNNNNNNNNNNNNNNNNNNNNNNNNNNNNNNNNNNNNNNNNNNNNNNNNNNNNNNNNNNNNNNNNNNNNNNNNNNNNNNNNNNNNNNNNNNNNNNNNNNNNNNNNNNNNNNNNNNNNNNNNNNNNNNNNNNNNNNNNNNNNNNNNNNNNNNNNNNNNNNNNNNNNNNNNNNNNNNNNNNNNNNNNNNNNNNNNNNNNNNNNNNNNNNNNNNNNNNNNNNNNNNNNNNNNNNNNNNNNNNNNNNNNNNNNNNNNNNNNNNNNNNNNNNNNNNNNNNNNNNNNNNNNNNNNNNNNNNNNNNNNNNNNNNNNNNNNNNNNNNNNNNNNNNNNNNNNNNNNNNNNNNNNNNNNNNNNNNNNNNNNNNNNNNNNNNNNNNNNNNNNNNNNNNNNNNNNNNNNNNNNNNNNNNNNNNNNNNNNNNNNNNNNNNNNNNNNNNNNNNNNNNNNNNNNNNNNNNNNNNNNNNNNNNNNNNNNNNNNNNNNNNNNNNNNNNNNNNNNNNNNNNNNNNNNNNNNNNNNNNNNNNNNNNNNNNNNNNNNNNNNNNNNNNNNNNNNNNNNNNNNNNNNNNNNNNNNNNTTTGGGTGAAATCAGTGGGATTTTGGGTGCTGGGAGGTGGGAAATGAAGATACAAATccagggaaggggggaaaagggaactCAGAGCTCTGGAGAGAGAATCCCACAGGGcttggggctggaagggacctcagagcccatcccattccacacCTCCCGTTATCCCACGCTGCTCCGAGCCCCGTCCGAGACGGAGACCGGGAAAAATCCGAGTCCTTGTGCGGCTCCTCGGGGACACCGGAAAATTCCGATTTAGGGCGAGGACAAATCTGCGGCCGCGACATCAGCGCTTCCCATCctcattcccaaaatcccaacctcgtcccagcccaaaccaggaGAGCTCCAAAGCCGGGAATTCCTCGTTTTCCCCATTGTCCATCTGTTGTCTCCTGGAGTTGGATTCTTCTTGAGGTTTTCCAGTTTTCCCGGCTGTTCCCGAGGCTCCGCgctgaattcctgaattcccgAGGTTCTCGTCTCGCCGATGCCGTCACGGGGTTTGGCTTCCCGAGCTGATTCCGggtggaatttttttccatgagcaGAAGTTCACAGCTCAAGGAACAAACCTTACAGGGAACGACCAAACACAGGAGCGGGAGAGGAGGATTTTCCAACACAATTCCCGCAGTTTGTTCCCATCCGGGTGTGAGATTTGGGGTTGTACAAACTGCTCAGGCCCCCAGGAAAAACATGAATCCTATCAATCCTCTCCAAACCAACAATAGCCAGATTCCCACCAGACAGCATTCCCAAAATTCCGGCTCTCTCCCGACATTCCTCCTCCCTCCATAAACAGAACCGGATTTCAACGGGAGCTGCGCGCGAAGCCGAGTTCGTTCCGGAGGTTCCAGAGCCACCTCCTGCCTTTCCGTTCGTGTTTCCTCCggaattcccagctccagaggacAAACATTCCCTCTGAATCCCTGTGGGAAGCACTTGGAACGCTGCCGAAGCCAACCATGAAAGGATCAGCACCAACCTTAATTCCATGGATCGGGAATCTCCCGAAGGATGGGAATGAAACCCCCGATTCCCACGGGATGAGTTTTTACCTCTCCGGGTTATTTCCCAATGCTGAATCTCCCAGGGATAGCCGGGACTCACctcagggatgggatccaggTTGGGAAAAACTTGGAATGAGCTGGTTTATGGAAAACGTTCCCATCTGTGGTAGGGGGTGACATCGGATGGGATCggaggtcccttcccacccaaaccagtctggggtTCTGGGAAGGGCCGTGGGAGCTCCAGAGAACTCCGAAGGAAATGCCAAGATGGAGGAAACAACGGTCTGGGGAGAGCTtcaccttcctcctcttcctggtGGATTATTTTGGGAAGCGCCGCTGCCGGGACAGGGAGAGCACGGCAGGGACCGGGAACACCCGACGGAAATCAGGCACCAGgatcgtggaatggtttgggtgggaaaggaccttgGATCCCATCCAATCCCACCCCCAGATCAGGGATATTTCCCCAATCCCAGACAGATCCGAGTTTCAatgtccagcccagccttgggcattcccagggatccacaggaaatctgggaattccttgccaagatcccagcccaatctcccctttcccagtggaagccattccctggctcctgtccctgcagcccttggccccagtccctctccagctctcctggagcccctgcagggactctcagcattccctgcatttNNNNNNNNNNNNNNNNNNNNNNNNNNNNNNNNNNNNNNNNNNNNNNNNNNNNNNNNNNNNNNNNNNNNNNNNNNNNNNNNNNNNNNNNNNNNNNNNNNNNNNNNNNNNNNNNNNNNNNNNNNNNNNNNNNNNNNNNNNNNNNNNNNNNNNNNNNNNNNNNNNNNNNNNNNNNNNNNNNNNNNNNNNNNNNNNNNNNNNNNNNNNNNNNNNNNNNNNNNNNNNNNNNNNNNNNNNNNNNNNNNNNNNNNNNNNNNNNNNNNNNNNNNNNNNNNNNNNNNNNNNNNNNNNNNNNNNNNNNNNNNNNNNNNNNNNNNNNNNNNNNNNNNNNNNNNNNNNNNNNTGGAGCTCAGTGGGATCCAATCCTGAATCATCCCAAAATCTCAGCTCCCCTCTGGAATCCCGTGGCCAttcccagggctctgagctctccctggattttccccttctccaggagaacattcccaaCCGATCCTTGGGAACTTCAGAGCACGGCACAGAAGCCGAACGACGCCTTCCTCGCTTTCCCTTCCGCTTCCCAACGCCGACGGACAAACGGGAAGTTCTGGAATTTAAACTCACCCggagcaggaattcctgcaCGGAGAAAAAGGGCAAGGAAAAGCCCCCCACAACAGCACAGAATCCTGGCATTATTCcgcttggaaaagacctttggaATCATCTGCTCCAATCCGTGCCCGATTCCCACCTCAGCACCGAGagccacatccaggaattccttggacacctccagggatgaggattCCCAACCTCCCTGGGCGCTCCCAAGGCCTGAGCGccttttccatgaggaaattcctgctgaggCCGTTCCCCCTTTTCCCGTTATTCCTCGGGATCGGATCCCAACTCCCCCTCTCCATCAGGAAATTGTGGAGAGCCACGAGCTCCCTCTGGagcctccttccctccaggaACCCCGGGAGGAGGCGGATGCGCGTTTCTCCCGTTATCCAAGAGGAAATTCCAAAGGGAGAATTTCCGGATTTGTCCCTATAAATAACACGGAATTTTCTGGCTCTGCGCTAACTCCAGAGCGGATAAACCCGGAACCGAAACCGTGCCTGGGAacctgctgtgcttttccaaGAGTTTTTCCAGACCTGACCACACCCACACGGGTCTCCTTTGGAgattcccagcttttccttccttcaacAGCAAAATCTTGGAATGTTTTGGGCAAGGACCtggattttcctcctcctcctccctgcgCTGCCCAACACCGCGACGGCATCCAGAGGGTGCCAGGGTCCTTCCCTCTGGAGAATTCCTCATCCCAGATGTTCTCTCATCAAGGTCAGGACTCGGGCGAGGCATTCCAAGCCCTTTTCCTGCATCTGGGAATTCTTTCCCGCGGTTCTGGACGCTCCCGGGCAGTTCAGCACCCTCTGGATCTCTGGGATCGTCACCTCTGGATTTCCCCTTGCTGGCACAACCCCACCTCGAGGGGCCATCCCggctccagcaggagctcctggatTTTTCCGGGTTCTCCGCGGTGTCCGTCCGTGTTATCCCTCCATCCCGGGATGCTCCGGCTCCTCCGGCACGGCCCAAATCCAACAGATCCAGGTGGTCTGGCATTCCAAGTTCCGGCATTCCGGGTTCTGCCATTCCAGCAGGATCACCTGACCCGTTCGGGCCaaaattcccaggatttccGAGGTGAGAGCAAAACCCTCCCTGAGCAcgttcctgctgccagctccagatCCAGCAGGATCTCGACTGGGATCGCTGGATTTGGAATTCCAAGAGCCAGGATCACCGGGAATGTTCCCGgtggatgaggaggaagaagaaggtgGAATGGGAATGGTCCTGGAGCACCTGGATAACGGGAAGAGGAtaaatcccagcctggaaatttgggatttcccaggaaaaagagaagtgcAAAGGTTGAGCTGGAATTGGAAAAGCCTGAAAGAAGCagatcccaaaaaaaaaaggaccgGGATGGGAAAGGAAACACTCGGAGAAGAAAATTCCTGGGATGAGATAAAACcgtggaggaaaaaagggaggcAAAACCCAAGAGAAATTATTCCTCCCACCCTGGGAAATCCTGGAAGCCAAATTCCCCTTCTTCCCACTCCTCCATCCCAGTTTTCCTATGGAAAAGGAGATTTCaggtatggaatatccctttggccactcccagcccagggaaagcCAAACTcagctcccaaatcccaaagAAAACTCCCAGGAAAAGTTAATTCCGTCCCAACCCGAGCAGAACATCAACACCAGCCGTGGAATCCACTGAAATATTCCCAAAATTCTGCCTTTCAGGCAGGAAGTTtctatccagaaaaaaaatcaaaaaatcagGACAAGCTTTTCAAGCAGGAATTCCCGAACCAGGACCAAAATCAGGAATTTTAACACCGGGAATCTTCCTCAAATTCCACTTGGCAAGTTCGATAAATCCATTTAAACACCAGCAACAGGTCCCTGATTCCATCACTGACATTCCCAAcgaaaaattcccaaaaaaaaagcccaaattccAAGGAGAATATTTGTAAGCCATGgcaaggaaacaggaaaatttgttttattcacCCTCAAAGATTAAAAGGGAAAGGAGCCAAACGAGTTCCTTGTCTGGCAGCAAAATTTCCAaactggggaaggaaaagagggaaaaaatccaagTTTTGGAAGCCTTTGGAAAACCCCACCCTCAGATAAATATCCTGGATTTTGGCAGAATTTGGAGGAGGAGAAGTTGGGTTGGTCCCTTCCATCCTCACACCCTCAGGGGTAGATTGAAACCAGAGGgagaaatagaatttaaaataaaattcaggatattccttttccttggaaagcatcccaaagaaaatcaggagctcagctcagatcCACCCTCTCCAAACCTCCTGGATTTTTCCATGTCCAGGGAAGATTCccaaagaaaagataaaaaaaaaccccaaaccaacaagaTTTAAACATCAATTCTGAGCTCAAATGAGCTTTTggagggtttggtttgggttctgagtcaaaaaacccaacaagttTTATGGaaattctcttaaaaataatccttaaaaagagatttttaaagaaaaaagaaaatagtaactCATTATTACATTTCTTGTTTAAAACACCActaaaaacacccaaaaaaaaccacttaaatTGAGCTTTAAGAAAGATTAAATCCCCAAAAAGAAGTAGTTCTGCAAAGCACGTGATGCTACAGAGCTACAACGCTCGGCCTGAagtaaaaatgggattttttggggtATTTTACCCAATTTTGGTCAATTATTCCcgttctaaaattaaaaaaaaagaaggaaaagccgCGTTTTAAACCCCGAACCACGAGGAGGTGCCTGAGGCCACGTCCAGGTCCTGAGGTAGAAACCCAACCTGAGGTTTCTATCGCTTTATTTTGGCCGATTTGAAGCCAAACCCGCAACTCTCAACAGCCAAACATCAGTTTTTTTAAGGTTAAAATATCGAATTTCAACATTTAAAGCTTTGATTAAGAATGAAATGAAAGCTTTGAGTGTTGAGGAGCAGGCGAATAGAGAGAGGAGCGAGGCAGCGTTTCCCTCCCTTCAAAACGCCCAAAAACCGCCTAAACGCGAGATTAAAATCTCTAAAAATCCACATTTCAATCCGTGCCCAGATTAAAAATCTCTAAAATCCACATTTCAATCCGTGCCGGGTATAAAATGTGGTAAATCCGTTCTGGGGCTGCGCTGCAGGTCGGTGGCTACGGAGCGGTTTTATCCGCGGGCcggaagaaaaatgagaaagaattaataataaaaggggctaaaagagaaagaataaagaagaaaggataaaaaaaatgaaggtatAAACACCCACAACCCGAAGCTCCTCATGAGGGCCCCTCAGCCGCCCCCCCCTTCCCTCACAGCCGCCATTACGCGCGTCCCCCTCAGCCCCCACCGCTCTgaggggggaaggggggagaAGCGGCCGCCGCTCGCCTCCTACCTCCACCGGCGCGCAGCCGCCGCTCTCCCCGCGTCCCCCGCCGCCGGGACGAACCGGGAGGAGCGGGAAGAAGCCCCTAAAAGCACCGGGGAGAGGCCCGGGAGCGGCGGGCGGAGCGCCGGGAGCGGCGGGCGGAGGGACACGGAACGCCGGGCGCGCTGCGGCTGCGCGGGGTCAGAGCCGTGTGCAAAGGAGGAAGGGGGGGGGGTGGCGCCACCCCCTGCCGCGGGGCATGCTGGGAACCGCCCTGCTATAAAaggcgcggcggcggcgcgcgCCGCCTCAGAGCGGCGCTGGCGTTCGCCCGCTTCGGATCTGGTTCTTAATTCCCGTTATTGCCATTTTTAACTCTTTTGTGGGTATTTCTGCAACTCCCCCAAGCTGTTAAGCTGTTAATTATTAATTGTGCTCCTTGTGGTCGCTTGGTTTCCCTGCCTCGAGGCTGCTGCGTGtagcacagccctgctgccgGCACCTGGAATCGTGAGGGAGCGGGAGCCGTTCCCATTCCCTTCCACTCCAAACCTTAATTTCATCTTTATTCAGGCCTTTAAATCCATCAATTCAGCGTTTTAACCCTAAAACAAAGCGATCCGGTTGTTGGGAGTTGTGGTTTTGGGTTAAAATTGGCCTTAAATAGAGCAACAGCGGCCTCAGCTTGGGGTTTCCACCTCAGCAGCACCGGGAGCTTCAGGAATGCTCCTCCAGCCCCGCTGGATTTATTCCAAATATTCTCTTTAATGTGCTCTGGCTTCTATGGACGAGCagcataaatattaataatttattgtaaTTAATGAAACGTTATTAATTATGTAATTAGTTGTGTGTGTTTGTCCGTGATGATTTTTTGGGATGAATTATCCTTGCAATGTTCAAGGTGAGGTTGGAAAGggattggagcagcctgggattgCGGGATAAGGGTGGAATTATTGGGATTTAAGGTCATTCCCAACCCAAAATCCGTGGGATTTGCTTTGGAATAGCTGGAATTTCTCATGGATTCGCGTCCCTCGGGACACAGCGAggcagaattcccaaatccaggCTCCTCTCCTATAAAAAATACCCCTGAAATCCAAGaatccacaggaaaaaacagctttaaaaagctttaaaccTTTAAAGCTGCCACGTTATTCCCttaaaattcccaaaaatctcATCCCACGCCATTCCCAGGGAATTCTGAGCTaaaattccctgggaattcccgGGATTTTGGAGCTAAAAAGCAAAAGTGGGGTTGgattttcccaaaaaaaaccccaagaaaaaaGGGATCCTTCAATATTCCCAAAATTCCTGCATccaattcccagctggaattccatGGATTGAGGCTGTTTTAATTCCAAccctgatggaaaaaaattgggatGGAAAATCCATCCTGAATCCAAAGCAGTTTTTAGAATTGAACTAAAAAATGtaaggaattttaaattaaaaaataaattaaaattaaataataaataattggaaatgggaaatatttaaatttaaggaTGAGCAAAaggaattctgattttttttaggGATGCTGAGCGatcccaaatttttttttcctcgtCCTGGATAAGCTGAGAGGGgtcaaaattcccaaaaaaaagcTGGGAATGCCATCAAATCCCAAAGCTGAGAGTTCAGCTCTGCCCTAAATCCAAGGATTTTTGGGGAGATTTTTTGGGATTCAGTAAAAAATGAGGGGAATTTTGGgatctggagcagcaggaaaagtgggaatgagggattttgggatttggggatttggggattttgggatttgggaatgagggattttgggatttggggatttgggaatgaggggtttggggattttgggatttggggattttgggatttggggattttgggatttggggatgagggatttggggatttggggattttgggaatgagggatttggggattttgggattttgggatttggggattttgggatttgggaatgaggggtttggggattttgggatgagagggaattttgggatttggtATTTGGGAAtgagggattttgggatttggggatttgggaatgaGGGGTTTGGGGATTTGGAGATTTTGGGAatgagggatttgggaatgggggatttgggaatgggggatttggggatttgggaatgagggatttgaggatttggggattttgggatttggggattttgggatttggggattttggtaTTTGGGAatgagggatttgggaatgagggatttggggattttgggaatgagggattttgggaatgagggattttgggatgagggatttggggatgagggatttgggaatgagggatttggggatttggagattttgggatttggggatttagAAACGAGGGATTTGTGGAAtgagggattttgggattttgggatttggggattttgggatttggggattttgggatttggggattttgggatgagagggaacggcctcagctcctccaggagagGTTCAGGTGGGATTTCGGGAATTCTCCTcctggcacttggggacactcGGTGGCCTCGGGGCCATTAAGTCATTANNNNNNNNNNNNNNNNNNNNNNNNNNNNNNNNNNNNNNNNNNNNNNNNNNNNNNNNNNNNNNNNNNNNNNNNNNNNNNNNNNNNNNNNNNNNNNNNNNNNNNNNNNNNNNNNNNNNNNNNNNNNNNNNNNNNNNNNNNNNNNNNNNNNNNNNNNNNNNNNNNNNNNNNNNNNNNNNNNNNNNNNNNNNNNNNNNNNNNNNNNNNNNNNNNNNNNNNNNNNNNNNNNNNNNNNNNNNNNNNNNNNNNNNNNNNNNNNNNNNNNNNNNNNNNNNNNNNNNNNNNNNNNNNNNNNNNNNNNNNNNNNNNNNNNNNNNNNNNNNNNNNNNNNNNNNNNNNNNNNNNNNNNNNNNNNNNNNNNNNNNNNNNNNNNNNNNNNNNNNNNNNNNNNNNNNNNNNNNNNNNNNNNNNNNNNNNNNNNNNNNNNNNNNNNNNNNNNNNNNNNNNNNNNNNNNNNNNNNNNNNNNNNNNNNNNNNNNNNNNNNNNNNNNNNNNNNNNNNNNNNNNNNNNNNNNNNNNNNNNNNNNNNNNNNNNNNNNNNNNNNNNNNNNNNNNNNNNNNNNNNNNNNNNNNNNNNNNNNNNNNN
This genomic interval carries:
- the LOC107199213 gene encoding zinc finger protein 638-like isoform X1, which codes for MSRPQICPRPKSEFSGVPEEPHKDSDFSRSPSRTGLGAAWDNGSFVLFLESLAPLVNSLNLGLAGPFVSGPPPPPPFQLAQIQTHVALRRGGRAPPHAGVRRALLKDAMFNPRGTLPPRPRGPNPEGAKTPPAAFGAAGAAGPPRKAAPATPQGAPQRFSGQEALQWTGSQRINVRVTLHRADPRKVKEKSGLHPEQKGDPRANRWDGGPCPAGPKAPGPVPVLEQNSNPQNRYTPESASSILASFGLSNEDLEELSRYPDDQLTPENMPRILREIRIRKMGHAVPVLHAASRGEEPVGESGGAVKGKVIDYGHASKYGYTEDPLEIRTYNPEALPEEAPEAPVYNADGSSAENREEFQREQSVPVAVPPPNVPCGPAFPAEELVKLPAFPGDSSPAPPFFPAEPPAKVPVLCSAAPAALPAPKPASQPPMPPVLPPMLPALLPAPLPQPMLPPGMPPLVQPPVSQHVLPPLTPPPFSAGLLAAISQHEQKQRDTGTAHGAAHAHTASSAGHKPFHKSFQLPAEEPIKSPFGVVKASWLPVFPNSQKNKRLPTPSMMNDYYATSPRIFPHLCSLCNLECTHMKDWILHQNNPAHLESCRRLRQQYPEWNPEAHSSSRNADRKENRTPKHRSSSCSPDRRRSRAGSSGCSRFSSSSCSAPRRYRSRSRSPGRFRRPRSRSPRHIRRISPRHRSRSPQRSRNLLRSSPRPRRSPSSERFSRRSSRSEGDFSPESEFWE
- the LOC107199213 gene encoding zinc finger protein 638-like isoform X4, with protein sequence MSRPQICPRPKSEFSGVPEEPHKDSDFSRSPSRTGLGAAWDNGSFVLFLESLAPLVNSLNLGLAGPFVSGPPPPPPFQLAQIQTHVALRRGGRAPPHAGVRRALLKDAMFNPRGTLPPRPRGPNPEGAKTPPAAFGAAGAAGPPRKAAPATPQGAPQRFSGQEALQWTGSQRINVRVTLHRADPRKVKEKSGLHPEQKGDPRANRWDGGPCPAGPKAPGPVPVLEQNSNPQNRYTPESASSILASFGLSNEDLEELSRYPDDQLTPENMPRILREIRIRKMGHAVPVLHAASRGEEPVGESGGAVKGKVIDYGHASKYGYTEDPLEIRTYNPEALPEEAPEAPVYNADGSSAENREEFQREQSVPVAVPPPNVPCGPAFPAEELVKLPAFPGDSSPAPPFFPAEPPAKVPVLCSAAPAALPAPKPASQPPMPPVLPPMLPALLPAPLPQPMLPPGMPPLVQPPVSQHVLPPLTPPPFSAGLLAAISQHEQKQRDTGTAHGAAHAHTASSAGHKPFHKSFQLPAEEPIKSPFGVVKASWLPVFPNSQKNKRLPTPSMMNDYYATSPRIFPHLCSLCNLECTHMKHSMIPGTDIG
- the LOC107199213 gene encoding zinc finger protein 638-like isoform X3 — translated: MSRPQICPRPKSEFSGVPEEPHKDSDFSRSPSRTGLGAAWDNGSFVLFLESLAPLVNSLNLGLAGPFVSGPPPPPPFQLAQIQTHVALRRGGRAPPHAGVRRALLKDAMFNPRGTLPPRPRGPNPEGAKTPPAAFGAAGAAGPPRKAAPATPQGAPQRFSGQEALQWTGSQRINVRVTLHRADPRKVKEKSGLHPEQKGDPRANRWDGGPCPAGPKAPGPVPVLEQNSNPQNRYTPESASSILASFGLSNEDLEELSRYPDDQLTPENMPRILREIRIRKMGHAVPVLHAASRGEEPVGESGGAVKGKVIDYGHASKYGYTEDPLEIRTYNPEALPEEAPEAPVYNADGSSAENREEFQREQSVPVAVPPPNVPCGPAFPAEELVKLPAFPGDSSPAPPFFPAEPPAKVPVLCSAAPAALPAPKPASQPPMPPVLPPMLPALLPAPLPQPMLPPGMPPLVQPPVSQHVLPPLTPPPFSAGLLAAISQHEQKQRDTGTAHGAAHAHTASSAGHKPFHKSFQLPAEEPIKSPFGVVKASWLPVFPNSQKNKRLPTPSMMNDYYATSPRIFPHLCSLCNLECTHMKRIFQREIHPTGLPASEEITV